A single window of Brevundimonas naejangsanensis DNA harbors:
- a CDS encoding twin transmembrane helix small protein has product MDIIDILILIAVAAVAITLGLGLYNLQRGGEGAGVRSNKLMRWRVALQAVAVLLLMIGMWLKRTHAG; this is encoded by the coding sequence ATGGACATCATCGACATCCTGATCCTCATCGCCGTGGCCGCCGTCGCGATCACTCTTGGCCTGGGCCTGTACAACCTGCAGCGCGGGGGCGAGGGCGCCGGCGTCCGGTCCAACAAGCTGATGCGGTGGCGCGTGGCCCTGCAGGCGGTGGCGGTGCTGCTGCTGATGATCGGAATGTGGCTGAAACGCACGCACGCGGGCTGA
- a CDS encoding TonB-dependent receptor domain-containing protein, giving the protein MSCFPISRRSSLLTAAALMTVAGPAPALARDSGDGMDQAHKVADVVVTASGFEQRITQAPASISVLPRQEIEEIRATSIAEILNNIEGVDTGSGVGKSGGQTINIRGMGPDYTLVLIDGRRQNTAGSVTPNGFNETANSFLPPVSAIERVEVVRGPVATLYGSDAMGGVINLIIRKVGQVWTGSASANYTLQGDSEFGDFWGVNGYASGPLIADRLGLALRGSWAEREQSNLKYRDVNGDEVEVAGFGRSATAYEIWTLGARLSLTPNTDHDLWLDVDAASQWYDNARGQMGTNTVAGGYKDFLEFNREQYLLAHNWRFSFGTLESTLSHNKTETLGRLIPRGVSGAGGDRTLETTTTLFDTKLNSQWRNHTFTVGGQYMDAEMTDGVASGNFVFEQWALFAEDEWRLRDDLALTVGLRYDDHSSFGDHVSPRAYLVWNANEQWTLKGGVSGGYKTPRLEQLTPGINGFGRQGALPLIGSPGLKPETSTAYEFGVYFDNASTFRANATIFRNDFEDKIASGQPIANCTFGLTQAQYDAGTYSKTGCADVGFWSAIKEFGQSVNIDEAVTQGLEVAARWRFAEAWSLHGNYTYTDSEQKSGARAGQRLTDTPEHMVNAQLRWRPTDRLSTWVRGEYRSERWRGEGAARDALGDFKAYELFHIGGSYEVNDRVTLNAAVYNLFDKDFVRLAPYGTPVAYSPEYANNQEPRRLWVSVTTTF; this is encoded by the coding sequence ATGTCCTGCTTCCCCATCTCCCGCCGCTCGTCCCTGCTGACCGCCGCCGCCCTGATGACCGTCGCGGGTCCCGCGCCGGCCTTGGCCAGGGACAGCGGCGACGGGATGGATCAGGCGCACAAGGTCGCCGATGTCGTCGTCACCGCATCCGGCTTCGAACAGAGGATCACTCAGGCGCCCGCTTCGATCAGCGTGCTGCCGCGCCAGGAGATCGAAGAGATTCGCGCAACGTCGATCGCCGAGATTCTCAACAACATCGAGGGCGTGGACACCGGCTCGGGCGTCGGCAAGTCGGGCGGCCAGACCATCAACATCCGCGGCATGGGTCCGGACTACACCCTGGTCCTGATCGACGGCCGCCGCCAGAACACCGCCGGCAGCGTGACGCCCAACGGCTTCAACGAAACCGCCAACAGCTTCCTGCCGCCGGTGTCGGCCATCGAGCGGGTCGAGGTGGTGCGCGGGCCGGTCGCCACCCTCTATGGTTCCGACGCCATGGGCGGCGTCATCAATCTGATCATCCGCAAGGTCGGGCAGGTTTGGACCGGCTCGGCCTCGGCCAACTATACGCTGCAGGGCGACAGCGAGTTCGGCGACTTCTGGGGTGTGAACGGCTACGCCTCGGGTCCGCTGATCGCCGACCGCCTCGGCCTGGCCTTGCGCGGCTCCTGGGCCGAGCGCGAGCAGTCCAACCTGAAGTACCGCGACGTGAACGGCGACGAGGTCGAGGTCGCCGGCTTCGGCCGCAGCGCCACCGCCTATGAGATCTGGACCCTGGGCGCCCGCCTCAGCCTGACGCCGAACACAGACCACGACCTGTGGCTGGACGTCGACGCCGCCAGCCAGTGGTACGACAACGCCAGGGGTCAGATGGGGACCAACACCGTCGCCGGCGGCTACAAGGACTTCCTGGAGTTCAACCGCGAGCAATACCTGCTGGCCCACAACTGGCGCTTCAGCTTCGGCACGCTGGAATCCACCCTGTCGCACAACAAGACCGAGACGCTGGGCCGTCTGATCCCGCGCGGCGTTTCCGGCGCCGGCGGCGACCGCACGCTGGAGACGACGACCACCCTGTTCGACACCAAGCTGAACAGCCAGTGGCGCAACCACACCTTCACCGTCGGCGGTCAATATATGGACGCTGAAATGACCGACGGCGTGGCCAGCGGCAATTTCGTCTTCGAGCAGTGGGCCCTGTTCGCCGAGGACGAATGGCGGCTGCGCGATGATCTGGCCCTGACCGTCGGCCTTCGTTACGACGACCACTCCAGCTTCGGCGACCACGTCAGCCCGCGCGCGTATCTGGTGTGGAACGCCAATGAGCAGTGGACGCTGAAGGGCGGCGTCAGCGGCGGCTACAAGACCCCGCGCCTGGAGCAGCTGACCCCCGGCATCAACGGGTTCGGCCGCCAGGGCGCCCTGCCGTTGATCGGCAGCCCGGGACTGAAGCCCGAGACCAGCACCGCCTATGAGTTCGGCGTCTATTTCGACAACGCCTCGACCTTCCGCGCCAACGCCACGATCTTCCGCAACGACTTCGAGGACAAGATCGCCTCGGGCCAACCGATCGCCAACTGCACCTTCGGCCTGACCCAGGCCCAGTATGACGCCGGGACCTATTCCAAGACGGGCTGCGCCGACGTGGGCTTCTGGTCCGCCATCAAGGAGTTCGGCCAGAGCGTGAACATCGACGAGGCCGTGACCCAGGGGCTGGAAGTCGCCGCCCGCTGGCGCTTCGCTGAAGCCTGGAGCCTGCACGGCAACTACACCTATACCGACAGCGAGCAGAAGTCCGGCGCCCGGGCGGGCCAGCGCCTGACCGACACGCCCGAACACATGGTCAACGCCCAGCTGCGCTGGCGGCCCACCGACCGCCTGTCGACCTGGGTGCGCGGCGAATACCGCTCCGAGCGCTGGCGCGGCGAAGGCGCCGCCCGCGACGCCCTGGGCGACTTCAAGGCCTATGAGCTGTTCCACATCGGCGGCTCGTACGAAGTCAACGACCGGGTGACGCTGAATGCGGCGGTCTACAACCTGTTCGACAAGGACTTCGTGCGCCTGGCTCCCTATGGGACGCCGGTCGCCTATTCGCCGGAATACGCCAACAATCAGGAACCGCGCCGCCTCTGGGTGTCGGTGACGACGACCTTCTAA